A window of the Terriglobales bacterium genome harbors these coding sequences:
- the uvrB gene encoding excinuclease ABC subunit UvrB produces MDFKLISDYTPRGDQGQAIDALARGLHAAEKHQVLLGVTGSGKTYTMARLVEQLNRPTLVLAHNKTLAAQLYHEFKTFFPHNAVEYFVSYYDYYQPEAYMPAADIYIEKEATINEELDKLRLSATKSLFERRDCIIVASVSCIYGLGSPDAYYGMLLFLEKGQKIKREEITRRLVEILYERNDLDFRRGTFRVRGDVIELFPTYDDMAYRIELFGDEVESLSQIDPLFGTVKQKYVRLPIYPKTHYVMSQETKNQAVGTILEELAWWEKELEKQGRMVEAQRVHQRVRYDVDMIQTIGYCHGIENYSRHFSHRLPGEAPPTLLDYVPRDYLIFIDESHQTVPQLHGMYHGDRSRKQTLVEYGFRLPSALDNRPLTFEEFEHRVNQAIYVSATPGPYELTKSAGVVVEQIIRPTGLIDPETEVRPVKGQIDDLLHEIRDRAARKERVLVTTLTKRMAEDLAEYYGEVGVRCRYMHSEIETLERVKILRDLRRGEFDVLIGINLLREGLDLPEVSLVAILDADKEGFLRSAGSLIQTMGRCSRHIRGRAILYADVMTDSMNRAINETNRRRAIQRAYNEEHGITPESIVRPVEMSLAAIVEADYGDEVAASLDQMPEFSTQEELDIYISKLEVEMRESARKFEFEKAAKLRDTIRDLRTKEFLFT; encoded by the coding sequence ATGGACTTCAAGCTCATCTCCGACTACACCCCGCGCGGCGACCAGGGCCAGGCCATTGACGCTCTGGCCCGCGGCCTGCACGCCGCCGAGAAACATCAAGTCCTGCTGGGCGTGACAGGCTCGGGCAAGACCTACACCATGGCCCGCCTGGTCGAGCAGCTGAACCGCCCGACGCTGGTGCTGGCCCACAACAAGACGCTCGCCGCCCAGCTCTACCACGAGTTCAAGACCTTCTTTCCGCACAATGCGGTCGAGTACTTCGTCTCCTACTATGACTACTACCAGCCCGAGGCCTACATGCCCGCCGCGGACATCTACATCGAGAAGGAAGCCACCATCAACGAGGAGCTGGACAAGCTCCGGCTCTCCGCCACCAAGTCGCTGTTCGAGCGGCGCGACTGCATCATCGTGGCCTCGGTGAGCTGCATCTACGGCCTGGGCTCCCCCGACGCCTACTACGGCATGCTGCTCTTCCTGGAGAAGGGCCAGAAGATCAAGCGCGAGGAGATCACCCGCCGGCTGGTGGAGATCCTCTACGAGCGCAACGATCTCGACTTCCGCCGCGGCACCTTCCGCGTTCGCGGCGACGTCATCGAGCTCTTCCCCACCTACGACGACATGGCCTACCGCATCGAGCTCTTCGGCGACGAGGTCGAATCGCTTTCCCAGATCGATCCCCTCTTCGGCACGGTCAAGCAGAAGTACGTGCGCCTGCCCATCTATCCCAAGACGCACTACGTCATGTCGCAGGAGACAAAAAACCAGGCGGTGGGCACCATCCTCGAGGAGCTGGCCTGGTGGGAGAAGGAGTTGGAGAAGCAGGGTCGGATGGTGGAAGCGCAGCGCGTGCATCAGCGGGTCCGCTACGACGTGGACATGATCCAGACGATCGGTTACTGCCACGGCATCGAGAACTACTCGCGGCACTTCTCGCACCGCCTGCCGGGCGAGGCGCCGCCCACGCTGCTCGATTACGTCCCGCGCGACTACCTCATCTTCATCGACGAGTCGCACCAGACCGTGCCCCAGCTCCACGGCATGTACCACGGCGACCGCTCGCGCAAGCAGACCCTGGTGGAATACGGCTTCCGCCTGCCCTCGGCGCTCGACAACCGCCCCCTCACCTTCGAGGAATTCGAGCACCGCGTGAACCAGGCCATCTACGTCTCCGCTACTCCCGGCCCCTACGAACTCACGAAATCCGCCGGCGTGGTCGTGGAGCAGATCATCCGGCCCACCGGGCTGATCGATCCGGAAACCGAAGTCCGCCCGGTGAAGGGGCAGATCGACGACCTGCTGCATGAGATCCGCGACCGCGCCGCGCGCAAGGAGCGCGTCCTGGTGACCACGCTCACCAAGCGCATGGCCGAGGACCTGGCCGAGTATTACGGCGAAGTGGGCGTGCGCTGCCGCTATATGCACTCGGAGATCGAGACCCTGGAGCGGGTAAAGATCCTGCGCGACCTCAGGCGCGGCGAGTTCGACGTGCTCATCGGCATCAACCTGCTGCGCGAGGGGCTGGACCTGCCTGAGGTGTCGCTGGTCGCCATCCTGGACGCCGACAAGGAAGGCTTCCTGCGCTCCGCCGGCTCGCTCATCCAGACCATGGGGCGCTGCTCGCGCCACATCCGCGGCCGGGCCATCCTCTATGCTGACGTGATGACGGATTCCATGAACCGGGCCATCAACGAGACCAACCGCCGCCGCGCCATCCAGCGCGCCTACAACGAGGAGCACGGCATCACGCCGGAATCCATCGTGCGCCCGGTGGAGATGTCGCTGGCCGCCATCGTCGAGGCCGACTATGGCGACGAAGTGGCGGCCTCGCTCGACCAGATGCCCGAATTCAGCACCCAGGAAGAGCTGGACATTTACATCTCGAAGCTCGAGGTGGAGATGCGCGAGTCGGCGAGGAAGTTTGAGT
- the gltA gene encoding NADPH-dependent glutamate synthase: protein MSHNPLPNKERMKLPRQPMPERAPEERAKSFTEVNVGYDPDLARTEALRCLACQKPTCVTSCPVGVKVKDFIDLILAGDYLGAAAKIREDDVLPAITGRVCPQEDQCESGCVVGRKMLPVGIGHLERFVADYEQRIGKVGLPPRAPATGKKVAIVGSGPAGLSCAGGLVQRGHEVRVFEALHDLGGVLAYGIPEFRLPRTILKQEIENLRKMGVEFETNVVVGRTVTIDELFGEEGYHAVFIATGAGAPQFMKVPGENLNGVYSANEFLTRVNLMRAYRFPEYDQPVYDCKGQEVAVIGGGNTALDAARTALRLGAKRVNLIYRRSEKEMPGRAEEIHHAKDEGIQIVTLTNPVAYLGEERVQAVRAIRMELGEPDSSGRRPPIPIPGSEFEIPASVVIVAIGTSANPLVQATTPGLKTNKRNYIEANPATLRTSRQGVFAGGDIVTGAATVILAMGAGRKAAASIHNYLTTGLWEAAPAAQAAAVQPV from the coding sequence ATGAGTCACAATCCCCTGCCCAACAAGGAGCGGATGAAGCTGCCCCGCCAGCCCATGCCGGAACGCGCTCCGGAAGAACGCGCGAAATCCTTCACCGAAGTGAACGTCGGCTATGACCCGGATCTGGCGCGCACCGAGGCGCTGCGCTGCCTGGCCTGCCAGAAGCCCACCTGCGTCACCTCCTGCCCGGTGGGCGTGAAGGTGAAGGACTTCATCGACCTCATCCTCGCCGGCGACTACTTGGGCGCCGCGGCCAAGATCCGCGAAGACGACGTCCTGCCCGCCATCACGGGCCGCGTCTGCCCGCAGGAAGACCAGTGCGAGAGCGGCTGCGTGGTCGGACGCAAGATGCTGCCCGTCGGCATCGGGCACCTGGAGCGCTTCGTGGCCGATTACGAGCAGCGCATCGGGAAGGTCGGCCTGCCGCCGCGCGCACCAGCCACGGGAAAGAAAGTTGCCATCGTCGGCTCCGGCCCCGCCGGCCTAAGCTGCGCCGGCGGCCTGGTGCAGCGCGGCCACGAGGTCCGTGTCTTCGAGGCGCTGCACGACTTGGGCGGCGTCCTCGCCTACGGCATCCCCGAGTTCCGCCTGCCGCGCACCATCCTCAAGCAGGAGATCGAGAACCTGCGGAAGATGGGGGTGGAGTTTGAGACCAACGTGGTCGTCGGCCGCACCGTCACCATCGACGAGCTCTTCGGCGAAGAGGGCTACCACGCCGTCTTCATCGCCACCGGCGCGGGCGCGCCCCAGTTCATGAAGGTCCCCGGCGAGAACCTGAACGGCGTGTACTCGGCCAACGAGTTCCTCACCCGCGTGAACCTGATGCGCGCCTACCGCTTTCCCGAGTACGACCAGCCGGTCTATGACTGCAAGGGGCAGGAGGTGGCGGTCATCGGCGGCGGCAACACTGCCCTCGACGCCGCCCGCACGGCGCTCCGCCTGGGCGCCAAGCGCGTGAACCTCATCTACCGCCGCAGCGAGAAGGAGATGCCGGGGCGCGCCGAAGAGATCCACCACGCCAAGGATGAGGGCATCCAGATCGTCACGCTCACCAACCCGGTCGCCTACCTGGGCGAGGAGCGCGTCCAGGCCGTGCGCGCCATCCGCATGGAGCTGGGCGAGCCCGACTCGTCCGGACGCCGCCCCCCCATCCCCATCCCCGGCTCGGAGTTTGAGATTCCCGCCAGTGTCGTGATCGTCGCCATCGGGACCAGCGCCAACCCGCTGGTGCAGGCCACCACGCCCGGCTTGAAGACCAACAAGCGGAATTACATCGAAGCCAACCCGGCGACGCTGCGCACCTCGCGCCAGGGCGTCTTCGCCGGCGGCGACATCGTCACCGGCGCCGCGACGGTGATCCTCGCCATGGGCGCCGGCCGCAAGGCGGCCGCCTCCATCCACAACTACCTCACTACCGGCCTCTGGGAAGCCGCGCCCGCCGCCCAAGCTGCCGCAGTCCAGCCCGTATAA
- a CDS encoding sulfide/dihydroorotate dehydrogenase-like FAD/NAD-binding protein, with protein sequence MFLIVEAKLLAPEIRQFTLFAPRIARRTQPGQFVIVRVHERGERIPLTIAAADREQGRITVIVQAVGKTTSLINLLRAGDCLLDVVGPLGKPSEIANYGTAVVIGGGVGTAIAYPTPKALKQAGNHVIFILGARNRELLILEDEVRAASDELLVMTDDGSCGQKGLVTDPLKQMLAAGRKVDYVLAIGPVPMMKAVANVTRGPAIPTMVSLNSIMVDGTGMCGGCRVGVDDGSQFACVDGPEFDAHKVDFDLLARRNRQYRELEVSSMADFQDNPLADLELMRAAGQLGGGDLEFIPARLRSIAR encoded by the coding sequence ATGTTTCTCATCGTGGAAGCGAAGCTGCTGGCGCCGGAGATCAGGCAGTTCACCCTCTTCGCTCCGCGCATCGCGCGGCGGACTCAGCCCGGGCAGTTCGTCATCGTGCGGGTGCACGAGCGCGGCGAGCGCATTCCGCTGACCATCGCCGCCGCCGACCGGGAGCAGGGGCGCATCACCGTCATCGTGCAGGCGGTAGGCAAGACCACCTCGCTGATCAACCTGCTGCGCGCCGGCGATTGCCTGCTAGATGTGGTCGGCCCCCTGGGCAAGCCCTCGGAGATTGCGAATTACGGCACGGCAGTAGTCATCGGAGGCGGCGTGGGAACGGCCATCGCCTACCCCACCCCCAAGGCGCTGAAGCAGGCCGGCAACCACGTCATCTTCATCCTGGGTGCGCGCAACCGCGAGCTGCTCATCCTGGAAGACGAGGTCCGCGCCGCGAGCGACGAGCTGCTGGTCATGACCGACGACGGCTCCTGCGGCCAGAAGGGGCTGGTCACCGACCCGCTCAAGCAAATGCTCGCCGCGGGCCGCAAGGTGGACTACGTCCTGGCCATCGGCCCCGTCCCCATGATGAAGGCAGTGGCGAACGTCACGCGCGGCCCGGCCATCCCCACCATGGTCAGCCTGAACTCCATCATGGTGGACGGCACCGGGATGTGCGGCGGCTGCCGCGTGGGCGTGGATGACGGCAGCCAGTTTGCCTGCGTGGACGGCCCTGAGTTCGACGCGCACAAAGTGGATTTTGACCTGCTCGCCCGCCGCAACCGCCAGTACCGCGAGTTGGAAGTCAGCTCCATGGCGGACTTCCAGGACAACCCGCTCGCCGATCTGGAACTCATGCGCGCCGCCGGGCAACTGGGCGGCGGCGACCTGGAGTTCATCCCGGCCCGGCTTCGGAGCATAGCGCGATGA
- a CDS encoding HAD-IA family hydrolase gives MLRTNRKIPAEHIRLLIFDLDGTLVDSRLDLANSVNAMLRHFERPELPCDVIASYIGDGAPMLVRLALGDPDDTRLMNDALAFFLAYYREHKLDHTTVYDGVKESLTAIRFSRNGGRALERTFAVLSNKPVHPSRAIVQALGLAEFFVQVYGGNSFPTKKPDPLGARTLLEEAGVEPEEAMIIGDSDIDVLTGRNAGLWTCGVSYGFAPHTLESAPPDVLVDSPAELAELFGLITEARRH, from the coding sequence ATGCTTCGGACCAACCGCAAAATCCCGGCTGAGCACATCCGCCTGCTGATCTTCGATCTGGACGGCACGCTGGTGGACTCGCGCCTCGACCTGGCCAACTCGGTCAACGCCATGCTGCGGCACTTTGAGCGCCCGGAGCTGCCCTGCGACGTCATCGCCAGCTACATCGGCGACGGCGCGCCCATGCTGGTGCGCCTGGCGCTGGGAGATCCCGACGACACCCGGCTGATGAACGACGCCCTCGCCTTCTTCCTCGCCTACTACCGCGAGCACAAACTGGACCACACCACGGTCTATGACGGGGTGAAAGAGTCGCTCACCGCCATCCGCTTCTCGCGCAACGGCGGACGGGCGCTGGAGCGCACCTTTGCCGTACTTTCCAACAAGCCCGTGCATCCCTCGCGCGCTATCGTGCAGGCGCTGGGCCTGGCGGAGTTCTTCGTCCAGGTCTACGGCGGCAACAGCTTCCCCACCAAGAAGCCCGACCCGCTGGGCGCGCGCACCCTGTTGGAGGAGGCGGGAGTCGAGCCCGAAGAGGCCATGATCATCGGTGACTCTGACATTGACGTGCTCACCGGCCGCAACGCGGGCCTGTGGACCTGCGGCGTCAGCTATGGGTTCGCGCCGCATACGCTGGAATCCGCCCCGCCGGATGTGCTGGTGGATTCGCCCGCCGAGTTGGCTGAGCTTTTTGGGCTCATCACGGAGGCACGGAGACACTGA
- a CDS encoding dehydrogenase E1 component subunit alpha/beta, translated as MATTKSAPGKTAAVEERPKAEKTYQGLTRKQTVEIYRLMFLSRRIDDREILLKRQQKIFFQISGAGHEALLVAAAFALKPGYDWFYPYYRDRALCLTLGMTPYDMLLQALGAADDPSSGGRQMPSHWSSPKLNIVTQSSPTGTQFLQAVGCAEAGRYFTGRPEAAKKAASDYRQFKDVTFHGDEVVYCSAGDGTTSEGEFWEAINTASIRKLPVLFLIEDNEYAISVPVEAQTAGGNISKLLANFPNFHLAECDGTDPVASYAALTQAVAHCRAGNGPALVHGHVIRPYSHSLSDDERLYRPESERQKDAARDPIARMQMLLIRENILDEKAIDKLEKEVDEEVQAATDRALEAAPPAKESILLQVYSPNLDPASAAFDASPIAAAEKGEKTMAGLINACLKDEMRRDERIVVFGEDVADCTREQYLQQKLIKGKGGVFKITAGLQMEFGSERVFNSPLAEANIVGRAVGMATRGMKPVVEIQFFDYIWPAMQQLRNELPLIRWRSNGGFCCPVVVRVAIGGYLTGGAIYHSQCGEVLFTHTPGVRVVFPSNALDANGLLRTAIRCDDPVLFLEHKRLYREFFGRAPYPGADHMIPFGKARVWKEGTDLSVITYGAVVPRALQAAQKLEREQGISVELVDLRTLSPYDWEAVANSVRKTSRVIVAHEDTLSWGYGAEIAARIADELFEDLDAPVKRVAAMDTFVAYQPLLEDEILPQAERLYHAMLELARF; from the coding sequence ATGGCCACAACCAAGTCCGCACCTGGCAAGACAGCGGCGGTAGAAGAGCGTCCCAAGGCGGAGAAGACCTACCAGGGCCTGACGCGCAAGCAGACGGTCGAGATCTACCGCCTGATGTTCCTCTCGCGGCGGATCGACGACCGCGAGATCCTGCTCAAGCGCCAGCAGAAGATTTTCTTCCAGATCTCGGGCGCGGGACACGAAGCGCTGCTGGTAGCCGCCGCCTTCGCACTGAAGCCGGGCTACGACTGGTTCTATCCCTACTACCGCGACCGCGCGCTCTGCCTGACGCTGGGCATGACGCCCTACGACATGCTGCTGCAGGCGCTGGGAGCGGCCGACGATCCCAGCTCGGGCGGCCGCCAGATGCCCTCGCACTGGAGCTCCCCGAAGCTGAACATCGTGACCCAGTCCTCGCCCACGGGGACGCAGTTCCTCCAGGCCGTGGGCTGCGCCGAGGCCGGGCGCTACTTCACCGGCCGCCCCGAGGCGGCGAAAAAGGCCGCCAGCGACTACCGCCAGTTCAAGGACGTCACCTTCCACGGCGACGAAGTCGTTTATTGCTCGGCGGGCGATGGCACAACCAGCGAAGGCGAGTTCTGGGAGGCCATCAACACCGCCTCCATCCGCAAGCTGCCCGTGCTCTTCCTGATCGAAGACAACGAGTACGCCATCTCCGTGCCGGTGGAGGCGCAGACGGCGGGCGGGAACATCTCCAAGCTGCTGGCGAACTTTCCCAACTTCCATTTGGCCGAGTGCGACGGCACCGACCCGGTCGCCAGCTATGCGGCGCTGACCCAGGCAGTGGCGCACTGCCGCGCCGGCAACGGCCCGGCGCTGGTGCACGGCCACGTCATCCGGCCGTACTCGCATTCGCTTTCCGACGATGAGCGGCTCTACCGTCCCGAATCCGAGCGCCAGAAGGACGCGGCGCGCGACCCTATCGCGCGCATGCAGATGCTGCTCATCCGCGAGAATATCCTGGACGAGAAGGCGATCGACAAGTTGGAGAAGGAGGTGGACGAGGAGGTCCAGGCGGCCACCGATCGCGCGCTGGAAGCCGCGCCTCCGGCGAAGGAGAGCATCCTGCTGCAAGTCTATTCGCCCAACCTGGACCCGGCGTCGGCGGCCTTCGACGCGTCGCCCATCGCTGCCGCCGAAAAGGGCGAGAAGACCATGGCCGGCCTCATCAACGCCTGCCTGAAGGACGAGATGCGGCGCGATGAGCGAATCGTCGTTTTTGGCGAGGACGTGGCCGACTGCACTCGCGAGCAGTACCTGCAGCAGAAGCTCATCAAGGGCAAGGGCGGAGTCTTCAAGATCACCGCTGGGTTGCAGATGGAGTTCGGCTCGGAGCGCGTCTTCAACTCGCCGCTGGCCGAGGCCAATATCGTCGGGCGCGCCGTCGGCATGGCGACCCGCGGGATGAAGCCGGTGGTCGAGATCCAGTTCTTCGACTACATCTGGCCGGCCATGCAGCAACTGCGCAACGAGCTGCCGCTCATCCGCTGGCGATCGAACGGAGGCTTCTGCTGTCCCGTGGTGGTGCGGGTGGCCATCGGCGGATACCTCACCGGCGGCGCCATCTATCACTCGCAGTGCGGCGAGGTCCTATTCACGCACACCCCGGGCGTGCGCGTGGTTTTCCCCTCGAATGCGCTGGACGCCAACGGCCTGCTGCGCACCGCCATCCGCTGCGACGACCCGGTGCTGTTCCTCGAGCACAAGCGGCTCTACCGCGAGTTCTTCGGCCGCGCACCTTATCCCGGCGCCGACCATATGATCCCCTTCGGCAAGGCGCGCGTCTGGAAAGAGGGAACCGACTTGAGCGTGATCACCTATGGCGCGGTGGTGCCGCGGGCGCTGCAGGCTGCGCAGAAGCTGGAGCGCGAGCAGGGAATCTCGGTCGAGTTGGTGGACCTGCGCACGCTCAGTCCCTACGACTGGGAAGCGGTGGCGAATTCCGTGCGCAAGACCAGCCGCGTGATTGTCGCGCACGAGGACACCCTGAGCTGGGGTTACGGCGCAGAGATTGCGGCGCGCATCGCCGACGAACTCTTCGAGGACCTCGATGCCCCGGTCAAGCGCGTGGCCGCCATGGACACCTTCGTCGCCTACCAGCCGCTGCTCGAGGACGAGATCCTGCCCCAGGCCGAGCGCCTCTACCACGCCATGCTGGAGCTGGCGCGGTTCTAG
- a CDS encoding aminomethyltransferase family protein has product MPIGSAVHERTLALCESLNYREWAGYYAVSAYEPHHEHEYNAIRNAAALIDITPLYKYIVSGRDATRLVNRVITRDINKVAVGQVIYACWCDEHGKVVDDGTLTRLAENTYRWTAADPNLRWFTQNALGMDVQIDDISEQVASLALQGPTSGRLLQKLTGGAIEKLKYFRVAQQQKIAGVPVDISRTGYTGDLGYEIWMPWKQAVNVWDAIMETGREFDVHAAGMLALDVARIEAGLLLIEVDYISSKKALIEAQKFSPYEIGLGKMVHLEKEHFIGKAALVEENKRGPARQLVGLEVDWIAVEKLYEAAGLAPQAPAQASRIHVPVYRDGGQVGKATSTTWSPVLKKMIALASVASPCAALGTRLAMELTVEAERNTVPATVVKLPFFNPPRKTATPPFQGKA; this is encoded by the coding sequence GTGCCCATCGGAAGCGCCGTCCACGAACGAACCCTCGCGCTGTGCGAGAGCCTGAACTATCGCGAGTGGGCGGGCTACTACGCGGTCAGCGCCTACGAGCCCCACCACGAGCACGAGTACAACGCCATCCGCAACGCCGCCGCGCTCATCGACATCACTCCGCTCTACAAGTACATAGTCAGCGGCCGCGACGCCACCCGCCTGGTGAACCGCGTGATCACCCGCGACATCAATAAGGTCGCCGTGGGCCAGGTCATCTACGCCTGCTGGTGCGACGAGCACGGCAAGGTGGTGGACGACGGCACCCTCACCCGCCTGGCCGAGAACACATACCGCTGGACCGCCGCCGACCCCAACCTGCGCTGGTTCACTCAGAACGCCCTGGGAATGGACGTCCAGATCGACGACATCTCCGAGCAGGTGGCCTCGCTCGCGCTGCAAGGCCCGACCTCCGGCCGGCTGCTCCAGAAGCTCACCGGCGGCGCGATCGAGAAGCTCAAGTACTTCCGCGTGGCGCAGCAGCAGAAGATTGCGGGCGTGCCCGTGGACATCTCGCGCACCGGTTACACCGGCGACCTGGGCTACGAGATCTGGATGCCATGGAAGCAGGCGGTCAACGTCTGGGACGCGATCATGGAGACCGGGCGCGAGTTCGACGTCCACGCCGCCGGCATGCTGGCGCTCGACGTGGCCCGCATCGAGGCCGGCCTGCTGCTCATCGAGGTGGACTACATCTCCAGCAAGAAGGCGCTCATCGAGGCGCAGAAGTTTTCGCCCTACGAGATCGGACTGGGGAAGATGGTGCACCTGGAGAAAGAGCACTTCATCGGCAAGGCGGCGCTCGTCGAAGAGAATAAGCGCGGACCGGCGCGTCAACTCGTGGGCCTGGAAGTGGATTGGATCGCGGTGGAGAAGCTCTACGAAGCCGCCGGCCTGGCGCCGCAAGCGCCGGCCCAGGCCTCGCGCATCCACGTGCCCGTCTATCGCGATGGCGGGCAGGTGGGCAAGGCCACCTCCACCACCTGGTCGCCGGTGCTCAAGAAGATGATCGCGCTCGCCAGCGTCGCTTCCCCGTGCGCCGCCCTGGGCACGCGCCTGGCCATGGAGCTGACGGTCGAAGCCGAGCGCAACACCGTGCCCGCAACCGTGGTCAAGCTTCCCTTCTTCAATCCACCGCGCAAGACAGCGACGCCGCCGTTCCAGGGAAAAGCATGA
- a CDS encoding amino acid racemase translates to MKTIGIIGGVGPESTIDYYRRVVAGYREQVRDGSYPPILINSIDLNRCVHLISAGQLAELTDYLVSEVHKLAKAGAEVGLIAANTAHIVFKEVRRQSPIPLVSIVEATCQAAKARGLKKLGLLGTRFTMQGRFYPEVFTPGGIALVTPQPAEQDYVHDKYMGELVPGIFLPETRERLLAIVDGMKEREAIQGVILAGTELPLLLRDASHKDIPFLDTAKIHVDAILAQALA, encoded by the coding sequence ATGAAGACCATAGGAATCATTGGCGGGGTCGGGCCGGAGTCGACCATTGACTACTATCGCCGGGTGGTCGCGGGCTACCGCGAGCAGGTGCGAGACGGAAGCTATCCCCCGATCCTCATCAACAGCATCGACTTGAACAGGTGCGTGCATCTGATCTCGGCCGGCCAACTTGCTGAGTTGACCGACTATCTGGTCAGCGAGGTGCATAAGCTCGCTAAAGCGGGCGCGGAGGTCGGGCTGATTGCGGCCAACACCGCGCACATTGTCTTCAAGGAAGTTCGCCGCCAGTCTCCTATCCCGCTGGTGAGCATTGTGGAGGCGACCTGCCAGGCGGCCAAAGCGCGAGGGCTGAAGAAACTCGGGCTGCTCGGCACGCGCTTCACCATGCAAGGCCGGTTCTATCCGGAGGTGTTCACGCCGGGAGGGATCGCGCTGGTGACGCCCCAGCCGGCGGAGCAGGACTATGTTCACGACAAGTACATGGGCGAGCTGGTGCCGGGGATTTTCCTGCCCGAGACGCGGGAGCGCCTGCTGGCAATCGTGGATGGAATGAAGGAACGGGAAGCCATTCAGGGTGTGATTCTGGCGGGCACGGAGCTGCCGCTGCTCCTGCGGGACGCCAGCCACAAAGACATCCCGTTTCTGGATACGGCCAAGATCCACGTGGACGCGATCCTGGCCCAGGCTTTGGCTTGA
- a CDS encoding VOC family protein, whose amino-acid sequence MRRVTGFGGIFFQARDPKKLYRWYERHLGLKRDASGTSVCFFWREARGRGKGMTVWSLFPHNTRYFRPGRARFMLNYRVKDLDALLKALHREGVWIDPKREDYEYGRFAWIQDPEGNRIELWQPPAEKRAARRPKPAKKSRQTRRARAR is encoded by the coding sequence ATGCGGCGCGTGACCGGGTTCGGAGGGATCTTCTTCCAGGCGCGAGATCCGAAGAAGCTCTACCGATGGTATGAGCGGCACCTGGGTCTGAAGCGCGACGCGAGCGGGACCTCCGTCTGCTTCTTCTGGCGCGAGGCGCGCGGCCGCGGCAAGGGGATGACGGTGTGGTCGCTGTTCCCGCACAACACGCGCTACTTCCGGCCGGGCCGCGCCCGCTTCATGCTGAACTATCGGGTGAAGGACCTGGACGCCCTGCTCAAAGCGTTGCACCGCGAAGGCGTGTGGATCGATCCCAAGCGCGAAGACTATGAGTACGGGCGTTTCGCCTGGATTCAAGACCCGGAGGGCAACCGCATCGAGCTGTGGCAGCCGCCGGCGGAGAAGCGCGCCGCACGCCGCCCCAAGCCAGCGAAGAAAAGCAGGCAGACAAGACGCGCGCGCGCCCGATAG